DNA from Lactobacillus johnsonii:
GTTCGCCAATTAGCTGTTGAGCTAACGGTAAATGTCAATACGGTTCAACGTGCTTTGAATCAAATGAATACCGAGGGAATTTTAGAGGTTAGGCGCGGACTTGGTTCGTTTGTAACAACCGATACAGAGTTAATTTTACAAAAGCGTAGAGAGCTAATTAAGGATACAATGAGTGAATTTTTAGAAAGTACTGTACAATTAG
Protein-coding regions in this window:
- a CDS encoding GntR family transcriptional regulator, with the translated sequence MQFQDNIPIYVQIEKYLYRQIALGKIKPGEKVPSVRQLAVELTVNVNTVQRALNQMNTEGILEVRRGLGSFVTTDTELILQKRRELIKDTMSEFLESTVQLGLTPEKTLEELKKFIEEKKGD